Sequence from the Actinocatenispora sera genome:
GGCGCCGCTCTTGGACCAGATCGGCGTGTCGATCGCTCCCGGACTGACCGCGTTGACCCGGATGCGCCGGGGCGCCAGTTCGAGGGCCAGGCTGGGCACCATCGCAAGCAGCGCACCGCGGCTCGCGGCCGTGACGCTGCCACCCGCGATGCCGCGGGCCACCCCGGTACCGACCGTGAACACCACGGATGCGCCGTCGGTCAGCAGCGGCGAAAGCCGCTGCAGGGTGAAGAACTGGCCCTTCGTGTTGACCTCGAACACCTCGTCGAAGGCGGCCTCCTCGACCGCGTCGATCGGGGTGCTGCGGGAGATGCCGGCGTTGAGGAACAGCGCCGACAGCGACCCGAACCGGGTTCGGACCTCCTCGGCGAGCCGGTCGGTGTCGGCCAGCGAGCGCGAGTCGGCCCGGATCACGACGATCCCGTCGGGCAGCTCGCGGCGCGCGGCCGCGGTGGATTCCGCCGTGCGACCGGTGACCACCACCCGGTGGCCGCGCTCGTGCAGCAGTTCGGCGGTGGCCCGGCCGATTCCGCTGGTACCGCCGGTGATCAGGGCTGTTGGTGCGGGCATCGAGACCTCCTGGTGTCCGGTCGCCGCGGCAGTGTGCTCGTCGCCGAGGCTCAATCGGAGGGTCCTCCGATTGAATTCGACGATAGCAGCCGGTCCCGCCGGCAACGACCGGTCCCCCGCGCCGTAGCCGGGACCCGCACTCGCCGCTCTAGACTCGGCGGCGATGCCCACCGCCGAACCCGGCCGGCCCCGCGCCCGCATCGCCGAGGCGCGGCGCAACCGGCAGAAGCTGATCGAGGTCGCGACGCAGGCGTTCGCCGCCGAGACGAAGCCCGTCGCGCTGGAGACGATCGCCAAGCGCGCCGGCGTCGGGATCGGCACGCTGTACCGGCACTTCCCGAACCGGGAGGCGCTGGTCGAGGCGATCTACGCCGACCAGATCGGCCAGCTGCGGACCAGCGCGGAGAAGCTGCTCGCGAGCCACCCGCCGGCGGCGGCGCTGCGCCGCTGGACCGGCACCTTCCTCGAATGGGCCGCCGCCAAGCACGGCATGGCCGAAGCGCTGCACCGGGTGGTGGCCAGCGGGCGGATCACCCACGGCGAGATGCGCGGTGAGCTCATCGCGGCGGTCGCGCTGTTCCTCGAGGCAGGTGCGGCGGCCGGGGACCTGCGCGCCGACGCCGACCCGGCCGACGTGGCGGCGCTTTTCGCCGGGGTCCTGGTCGTCGCCGGCGCGCCGGACCACCGCGACCAGGCCCAGCGGATGCTGTACCTGATCGTCGACGGCCTGCGCCCCGCGCCCGCATCCCCCTGACGATCCCGCTCGCCCGACACCGAGCCGCCCCGTCTGTTCGACGGGGCGGCATCCGGGCGGCGTCCGGAGGCGACATTCGGGCACTGCCCGGCTGGGGCATCCGGGCGCGGCCGGCGCGGAACCGTCAGCCGCGCCGGGGCAGGGCGAGGGCACCCACGGCGACCAGGACGTCGACGGCCGCCAGCAGCATCAGCGCCACCGCGAAGGCCGGCGGGTAGCTGTCCGGCGTCGGCTGCGCGCCGAGCACCCGGTAGAACACCACGCCGACCAGCGCCACCCCGACCGCGCCGCCCGCCTGTTGCGCGGCGGTCAGGACGCCGGAGCCGGCCGCCACGTTCGCCGGCGCCACCTTCGACAGCGCGATCGCGGGCAGCGGCGGGATCGCGAACCCCATCCCCGCCCCCGCCACCACCAGCGCCGGGATCAGCGTCTCGACGCTCGCGTGCGACCAGCCCGACGCGGTCTCGGCGAGCATGCCGTACCCGACCGCGACGATCGCCGCGCCCAACGTGATCGTGTACCGGCCGAGCCGGGCGGCGACGCGCCCCGACAGCATCGTGGCGACGAAGTACCCCAGGCCCATCGGGACGAAGATCAGCCCGGCGCCGAGCGCACCCAGCCCGCGCCCGTCCTGCAGGTACAGCGCCAGTACCAGGAAGAACGATGCCATCGTCAGCTGGAACACGAACGCCAGCGCCACCCCGATCGAGTAGCTGCGGGCCGCGAACAGCGACAGGGTCACCAGCGGTGCCCGACCCCCGGCGGCACGCCGACGCTGGTGCAGGACGAAGCCGACGAGCAGCGGTACCGCCGCCGCCAGGCAACCGAACAGCCAGCCCGGCCAGCCCAGGTCCTGCCCCTCCACCAGCGGCAACACCACGGCAACCAGGCCGACGCTGACCAGCACGGTACCGATCAGGTCGGGTCGGGCGGCGACCGGCGAGCGCGACTCGCGCAGCAGGCGGGGCGCGAGCAGCACCGCGACCAGCCCGATCGGCACGTTGATCAGGAAGATCGAACGCCAGCCGGCGCCCGCCAGGTCCAGGTGGATCAGCACGCCGCCGATCAGCTGGCCGAACACCGCACCCAGCCCGATCGCCAGGCCGTACGCGGCGAACGCCTTCGACCGCCGCGCACCGGTGAACTCGGCGTTGAGGATCGCCAGTACCTGCGGCATCAGCAGCGCCGCGGCGATGCCCTGCGCCACCCGTGCGGCGATCAGTACGCCGACCGTCGGCGCCAGGCCGCACACCAGCGACGCGGCGGTGAACCCGGCCAGGCCGATCATCAAGAGCCGGCGCCGCCCGTACAGGTCGCCGAGCCGGCCACCGGTGATCAGCCCGGCGGCGAGCGCCAGCCCGTACCCGGCGACGGTGAACTGGATCGCGGTCGGCCCGGCCCGCAGGTCGGTCGACAGCGACGGGATCGCGACGTTGACGATGAAGAAGTCCAGCGTGGTGACGAACGTCCCGGCCAGCAGGACCAGGAGGCTCAGCCAGCCGAGGCCGGCCGCCGTCCGGGTCGGCGCGCTGGTCGGTACCGCGGTGGTGGCCATGGTCGGTGCCCTTCGATCTGGGTGAACCGCCCGGATCGAGCGGCACGATCGACGCTAGGGACGCCGGCGCGGCGGCGAATCAGTCACGGTTAGGTACTTCGACCGGCCGCCCCGGGCGCTCCTCGGTGGCCTGCGAAACGTCTCGGGACATGTCGGTGCCGGCAGGTACCGTGCCGGCATGTTGTACGGACGGCAGGCGGAGCTGGACGCGCTGCACGAGCTGCTCGCCGCGGTGCGCGCCGGCGCCGGAGCCGGGCTGGTGCTCCGGGGCGAGGCCGGCATCGGCAAGACCGCGCTGCTCGACGCGCTCGCGGCCACCGACGGCGTGCGGGTGCTGCGCGCCGCCGGCGTCGAGTCCGAGGTGGAGCTGCCGTTCGCGGGGCTGCACCTGTTGCTGCGGCCGGTCCTGGACCGGGTCGGCACGCTGCCCGAGGTGCAGGCCACCGCGCTGCGCGGCGCGCTCGGCCTCGCCGCCGGGAACGGTACCGACTCCGACGGGTTCCTCGTCGGCCTCGCCGCGCTGTCGCTGCTGGCCGAGCTGGCCGCGGACCGGCCGCTGCTGGTGCTGGTGGACGACGCGCAGTGGCTGGACCGCGCATCCGCCGCGGCATTGCTGTTCGCCGCCCGCCGGCTGGACGCCGACTCGGTCGGCATGATCTTCGCCACCCGCGACGTGCCCGACTTCCCCACTCCCGGGCTGCCCGAGCTGCGGCTGGCCGGGCTGGCCGACGATGCCGCCGGCGAGCTGCTCGACGCCGGCGGAACCGGCCTCGACCCGGTCCGGCGCGACCGGGTGCTGGCCGCGGCGGCCGGCAACCCGCTCGCGCTGCTGGAGCTGCCCGGTGCGCTCGGCGACGCGGCCGACCACGGCGCGCTGCCGCTGACCGACCGGCTGCGCGCGGCGTTCCGGGCCCGGCTGGCCGGCCTGACCGACGGCGTGCGCGACCTGCTGCTGGTGGCGGCGCTGGACGGCACCGGCGAGCTGCCGGTGCTGCTGCGCGCGGCGGCACGGTTCGGCGCCGGCACCGGCACCGGCACCGGCGAGCTGGACACCGCGGTGCGCGCCGGGCTGCTCACCGTCCTCGACCCGGACGACCGGGTCGCCTTCCGGCACCCGCTGGTGCGGGCCACGGTGGCGCAGGACGCGCCGCCGGGCCGGCGGATCGCGGCGCACACGGCGCTGGCCGCCGCGTGGGACACCCCGGGCGGTGCCGATCGGCGCGCCTGGCACCTCGCCGCCGCGGCGACCGCGCCGGACGAGCAGATCGCGGTGGCGCTGACCGAGGCCGCCGCGCGCGCCGCCGGGCGGCACGGCCACGCCGCCGAGGCCGCCGCGTACGCGCGAGCCGCCGAACTGAGCGAGGCGGCCGACGCCCGGCTGCGCCGGCTCACGCTCGCCGCCGAGGCCGCCGCGGAGGCCGGCGAGCTGGACCGGTCCGCCCGGCTCGCGGCCGACGCCACGGCGGCCCTCGCCGGTACCTCGCCGGCCGGCGCCGAGGGACGACCCGCGACCGGCGAACCCTCCGCCGGCACCGATCCGTCGCCGGTCGACGACGTCGACGTGCGACGTGCCGGCGGTGCCGATCCGCGCCTGGCCGCGCGGCTGCTGTCGGTCCGGGCGGCGGCATCGTTCTGGCGCGGCAGCCTCGGCACCGCGCACCGGGCGTACCTGCGCGCCGCCGACCTGCTCGCCCCGATCGACGCCGGCGCCAGCACCGCGCTGCTGGTGGAGGCGGTGCACGTCGGGTGGTACACCGGCGAGCGCGAGCTGGCCGAGGCGTACGACCGGCTGGCGACCGCGCTCGGGTCCGATCCCGGCACGCCGAACGCCGGTGACTGCGAGGCGACCGCGATGGCCCGGCTGACCCTGCTCGGGGTCGGGCCGGCGATCGGGCGGGCGACGCCGACCGAGCCGTCGCCGGACGAGGCGATGGCCACGGTGCGCCGGCTGGTCGCCCGGCCCGGCTGGCAGATCATGACCGCCGCCGTCGGCATCGTGCTCGGCCAGGACGGCAGCACCATCGACATCGGTGCCGAGGAGGTCGCGCAGGCGCACCGGCACGGCCGGATCGGCCGGCTGCCGCAGGCGCTGTTCTACCTCGCCTCCGGCCGGGCGTACGCCGGCTGGCACGAGGCGGCCGCTCGGGACGCCGCCACCGGGGTCGAGCTGGCCCACGCCACCGACCAGCGGCAGTGGGCCGGCCGGCTGCGCGAACCGCTGGCCCATCTCGCCGCCGTGGCCGGCGACGAGGCGCGGGTGCACCGGCTCGTCGACGACGCACGCGCCGACGCCGCGGCGTCCGATCCCGACTGGGACGTGCCCTGGGTGCACTCGTCGCTGGGGCTGGTGGAGCTGAGCCTGGGGCGGGCCGAACCGGCGCTGGCCGAGCTGTCCGCGCTCGCCGCGCAACGCGCGTTGTTCCACATCCCGGCGATCCGCAGCGTGCCGGACCTGGTCGAGGCCGCGGTCCGGGCCGGCCGGCCGGACGCCGCTGCCGACGCGCTGCACCAGTACCGGCGCTGGGCCGCGCACACCGGACAGGGCTGGGTCGCCGCGCTGGTACTGCGGTGCGAGGCGCTGCTGGCCGACGACGCCACGGCCGAGCAGAAATACGAGGCGGCGCTCGCCGGCTCGCGGCGGGCGAACCGGCCGTTCGAGACCGCCCGCACCGCCCTGCTGTACGGCGAGTGGCTGCGCCGGCTGCGGCGCCGCACCGAGGCGCGCGAGCACCTGCAGGCGGCGGTCCGCGCGTTCGACCGGCTGGCCGCCCCGCCGTGGGCGCAGCGGGCCCGGGCGGAGCTGGCCGCGGCCGGGCAGGCGAGCGAGCAGGCGCCGACCGACACGCTCGCCGTGCTCACCCCGCAGGAGCGCCAGATCGTGCTGCTCGCCGCGCGCGGACTGTCCAACAAGGACATCGCGGGCCGGTTGTTCCTGAGCCCGCGCACCGTCGGCTACCACCTCTACAAGGCGTACCCGAAGCTCGGTGTGCTGTCCCGCGGCGAGCTGCCCGCGGTGGTCGGCGGCAGCTGAGCCGGCGGCCGCGGCGGTGCGCGCCCGACCCGCCACCGGTGCCGGCTTCCGCTCCCGGCACCGGTGCGGGCAAGGACGATCGGCGGCCACCGGTGTCGGCGGCCCGACCGGTCCGGGCGATCAGCCGGCCAGGCCGTGCCGGCGGTCGCCCAGGACCCGCTCGGCGACCCGGGCCTCGTCGGCCGCCGAGAACCCGTCCGCCCGGGCCGCCACGGCCTCGCGCACCCGTTCCTCGATCAGGTCGGCGTTGAGCTGCGCGCCGGCCAGCGCGCCGGCCGCGGCGGCGGCACCGACCTGGGCGGTCAGGTCGGTGACGTTGCCGGCTGCCCACACTCCGGGTACCTCGGCGCGGCCGAGTTCGTCGACCGGCAGATGCTCGCCGAACCCGGACGGATGCGGTACCGGCCGCAGTCCCAGATCGCCGAGGAACCCGGCGCGCGCCACCATCCGGGTCGCCACCGCGATCGCGTCCCGGCGTACCAGGGTGCCGTCGGCGAGGCGCAACCCGACCAGTCGGTCGTCGGCCACCTCGGCCGCGGTGACGGTGCCGGCCAGTACGGGGATGTGGAGGGCGGCGAGTCGCTCGGCCGCCTCACCGGTCGGCGCCGGCGACTCGTGCACGAAGTACACGACGTCGTCGCTGAGCTGGGCGAACATCAGTGCCTGGTGCACCGACATCGGCCCGGTGGCGAGCACGCCGATCGCCTGGTCCCGCACCTCGTACCCGTGGCAGTACGGGCAGTGCACGACCTCGCGGCCCCACCGCTCGCGCAGCCCCGGCACCTCGGGCAGTTCGTCGACCAGCCCGGTCGTGACGAGCAGCCGGCGCGCCCGCACCCGGCTGCCATCGGCCAGCGTCACCACGAACCCGGCGTCGTGGCGGGCCGCCGACTCGACCGTGCCGGCCACGACCTGCCCGCCGTAGCCGCGGACCTCGTCGCGGCCGCGGGCGAGCAGGTCGCCCGGCGCCATCCCCTCCCGGCCGAGCAATCCGTGCACGCCGGCCGCCGGTGCGTTGCGCGGTTGCCCGGCGTCGACCACCAGGACCGACCGGCGGGACCGGGCGAGCATCAGGGCGCCGTTGAGTCCGGCCGCGCCGCCGCCGATCACCACCACGTCATAGCTGTTCTGCAGCGTCTCGGTCACCATGACCACCTCCGCGCTCCACGATCCGGACCGGCGCGACCTGCAGCAAACTTCCTTGCCGGGATGGCAAACTGGGGGCATGGCTCAGGACGACGATCTGGATCGAACGCTCGGAGCGGTCGGCGCCCGGCTGCGCGCGCTGCGCCGGCAGCGCAACGTCACCCTCGCCGAGCTGTCCCGCACCACCGGCATCTCGGTGAGCACGCTGTCCCGGCTGGAGTCCGGCGACCGCCGGCCCACCCTGGAGCTGCTGCTGCCGCTGGCCAAGGCGCACGGCGTCACACTGGACGAGTTGGTCGACGCGCCGGTCACCGGCGACCCGCGGATCCACCTGCGCCCGGTCACCCGGCACGGCATGACCATGCTGCCGCTGACCCGGCGGGTCGGTGGCATCCAAGCCTTCAAGCTGATCATTCCGGGCAGCACCGGGCCGGCCGAACCGCAGCTGCAGACGCACGAGGGCTACGACTGGCTGTACGTGCTGAACGGGCGGCTGCGGCTGGTGCTCGGCGAACACGACCTGGTGCTCGAACCGGGCGAGGCCGCCGAGTTCGACACCCGGACCGGGCACTGGTTCGCCGCCGCGGGCCCGGAACCGGTCGAGCTGCTCAGCCTGCTCGGGCCGCAGGGCGAGCGCGCCCACCTGCGCGCCCGCCCCCGGCGGGACTGATCCGGCGGAGCCGATCCGGCGGAGCCGATCCGGCGGAGCCGATCCAGCGGGGCTGATCCGGCGGGGCCGATCCGGCGGCGCCCCGGGCGGTCGCAGACCGGTGCCACCGCCAGCTACGGCGCCGGATCGCCGCCGCGGCCGACGGGTCCGGCCGCGTTCAGGAGAAGCGGCGGTGCAGGTTGGCGGTGACCCGGCGGCCGATCCGGCGCCGGGCCGGCGCGAGCAGCGGCGCCAGCAGCCGGTTGCCGGGCAGCACGTTGCCGGCGAGGTAGCCGACCCGGGTGTACTCGCCGTCCGGTACCGCGGCCATCCCGAACACCAGGAACCGGTTGCGCATCAGGCACCAGCCGTCCCGCAACACCGCGTCGAACCGGCCGCGCAGCCCGCTGCGACCCAGCACGTGCACCTGCAGCCGTTCCCCGTCGGCGGCCAGCACCCGCAGCCGCCGGATGTCCGGGACCAGCGCCGGGAACTCGCGCTCCAGATCGCTGAGGACCGGCCAGGACTCCGCGAACGGTACCGGCAGGTTCGTCTCGGTGAGCCTCGACCCGGGGTACGCGGCGTGCACGGCGCGCAGCCGTCGCAGGTCGTCGAGTTCGGCGACGGGCCAGGCGGGGTGTGGCCGGTTCACCGCGGCCTCCTCTCGGTCCGGCGGGCCCGGCCCGGGCGCGCCTCGGTCGGGCTCTCCTCGGTCGGACGCCGCCCGGACGGACGCTCCCCGGTCGGACGCCGCTCGGACGCGCTCTCCTCGGTCGGACGCCGCTCGAACGGACGCTCCCCGGTCGAACGCCGCTCGGACGCGCTCTCCTCGGTCGGACGCCGCTCGAACGGACGCTCCCCGGTCGGACGGCGCCCGGACGAACGCTCCTCGGTCGAGGGCCGCTCGGACGCGTGCTCCTCGGTCCGGCCGGCTTCCCTCCGGCCCGCCCGCACGGCGGGCGGGTGCGGGTACCGGTCGGGTGGGGGCCGGTCGGCGAGCCAGGCGCGCCGGAACATTCGGCGGGCCCGGAACAGCCGGGACCGTACGGTGCCGGTCGGTACGCCGAGCAGCTGCGCCGCCCGCGCCTCGTCGAAACCCTCCAGGTCGCGCAGCATCAGTACGGCACGGTGCTCGGGGGCGAGGCGGCGCAGCACGTCCGCGACGTCGACGGCGAGCGCCGGATCGCCCGGCGCCGGGATCTCGCCGAGCTCGGCCGGGACCGTACGGGCGGAGCGGCGTGCCACCCGGACCGCCTCCCGCACCGCGATCACCCGTACCCACCCGAACAGCGCCTCCGGGGTGCGCAGCGAGCGCAGGTTGCGCAGGACCACGATCAGCGCCTCCTGCGCGGCGTCCGGCCCGTCCGCCAGCGCGATGGGACCGCACAGCCGCTGCACGTACGGGGTGATCAGGTCGAGCAGGTCGTGCAGCGCCATCAGGTCACCGTGCTGCGCACCGCGTACCGTGGCCGCGATCTGCTCCGGCGCCGGCCGCGCGCCCGGTCCGGCGGTCATCGGCGCCGGCCGCGCGCGGGACAACGAGCTCTGGTCCACACCGGCACCCTCCGTCTCGTCGGTGTACCAGAAGGAGGCCGACGCACGGCCGAACGCTCCCCACTGTGACGTGGTTCACCGAACGGATCGTCACCGTCGCCGGGCGGCTCTCTCGGTACCGGGGCGTCGTCGGCGCCCCACCCGGCTCCGAGGAGGTAACCGTGAGGGTTCGTTCGATCGCCGGCGCCGCGGTGGCGTCGGTACTGGCCGCCGACGGCGGGCTGCACACGTTCTGGGCGGTGTCCGGCAGCCCGTGGCCGGCGCACGATCACCGCACCCTGTCCGCCGGGCTGCTCGACATGCAGGTGCCGTTCACTCCGGCGGCACTGGTGCCACTCGCGGTGCTGCTGTTCGGCGGCGCGGCGCTGGTGGCGGCGCGCGCCGGGCTGCTCGGCGCGGTGGGTCGGCGGCTGCCGCGCTGGCTGCCGTACCTGGCGACGCTCGCGGTGACCGGCGGCACCGCGGTACGCGTGGCGGCCGGGTTCGGTTGGCTGGTGACGGCGGATCCGGCGAGCACGTTCTTCCGCCTCAACCTGGCCGTCTACACGCCGCTGTGCCTGCTGCTCGCCGCTGCGGGGTTGGTACTGCTGCGCCGGGAGCACCGCGATCCGGTGCCGGCGACACCGGGATGGGCCCCGTCGCGGTAGCCGACGGCGGGGGTCCGCCGCTCCGGCGACCCGCGGCCGGGCCCGGTCGAGGTGGCCCGGCCCGCACCGACCGGATCGTGCGCTCACGCCGGCGCGGCGGCGGTGCGGTGGTGGGCGAGGGCGCGGTGGGCCGGGCCGGCGTCGGCCGGTTCGGTGTGCACGATCGCGGCGGCCAGCCGAGGTATCGCGTGGATCAGCCGGTGCTCCACCTCGTGCGCGATCCGGTGCGCGGCGCCGACGGGCAGCGTGGCATCCACGGCGACGGCGAGCTCGGCCCGCAGGCTGTGCCCGACCCACCGGACCCGGACGTCGTAGGCACGGTCGACGCGATCGGTGCCCGCGGCGGCGCGCTCGATCGCCGCGACGGTACCGGGATCGACCGCGTCCATCAGGCGACCGAACACCTGCCTGGCCGCATCGACCGCGACGAAGGCGATCCCGACGGTGATGGCCAGCCCGATCACCGGATCCGCCAGCGGGATCCCGACCGCCACGCCGGCGGCGCCGAGGACCACCGCGAGGGAGGCGAAACCGTCGGCGCGGGCGTGCAACCCGTCGGCGACCAGGGCGGCCGAACCGATCCGGCGGCCGACGGTGACGCGCCAGCGCGCGACCAGTTCGTTGCCAGCGAAGCCGATCACACCGGCGGCGGCCACGACCCACAGCTGGTGGACCGGCTGCGGGTCGAGCAGCCGCCGTACCGCCGCGTAGCCGGCCAGCACCGCCGAGGCGGCGATGACCAGTACCACGACGACACCGGCGAGGTCCTCCGCCCGTCCCAGACCGTAGGTGTGGCGGCGGGTGGCGGCTCGCCGGCCGAGGACGAACGCGACCCCGACCGGCAGTGCGGTCAGGCTGTCGGCGGCGTTGTGGACCGTGTCGCCGAGCAACGCCACCGATCCGCTGAACAGCACGACCACCAGCTGCACCACCGCGGTCGCCGACAGGGCAAGGAACGAGAAGACGAGGGTACGAACGCCACGACGGCTGTTCTCGAGTGCGGTGTCGACGCGGTCGGCACTGTCGTGGCTGTGCGGCACCAGCGCGTGCCGGACCCTGCCCCAGACGCCACCGTGCCGGTGCGCGTGGCCGTGGTCACCGCCCTGGGCGTGAGCGTCCCCCGGACCGTGCGGGTGATCACCACCGTGCTGGTCGCGGTCACCGCCGTGGTGGTCGTGATCGCCACCGTGCCGGTCGTGCTCGCCACCGTGGTGGTCGGGATCGCCGTCGCGATGGTCGTCGGAGCGGTGCCAGGTGACGGTCAGCTGGTCCCGGTTGCCGAACCGCTCGAGGTCGGACCCGATCAGCCGTTCGAGCTGCGCCAGGCTGGTCGCGTCGGGGGCCTCGATGCGCAGCACGAGGGCATCCGGCTCGGCGTCGAGCGTGCAGCGGCCCCGATCGAACTCCAGGGTGGCGGTGGTATCGGACTGTTCGACCCGCAGCATTCGGGGATGCGGCTGGCTCGCACCGCCGGCGTCGTGCCCGCCGTGACCGGGCCGATGGCCGATCGCCTGGGCATGCCGGCCCAGCTGGGTCAGGTAGCGGCCGGGTCTGCGCGTTGGTACCCGTGCTTCGGAGATGGGCATGGTGTCCGCCTTCTCGGAGGGGGTCGGGTCAGGACCGGACGGCGATCAGCCGCCAGCCGTGGATGCCGGCGGGTCCGGCCGGGTTCGTCAGGACGGTGGGCGCGAGCGCCTCGATCCGCCAGCCGTCGGCGAACGTGGTCGCGATCTCGTCCGCGCTGACTCGGCGTGGCCCGCCGCTTCCCGGTTCCCGATCGCTGAAACACAGCATCAGGTACCGGCCACCGGGCGCGACGACGTCGCGCAGGCTTCGGACGTAGCTGGCTCGATCCTCGTCGCCGAAGATGTGGAACAGACCAACGTCGAGCACGGTGTCGTAGGTGTCCCCCAGTTCGGCCAGGTGATGGGCGTCGCCGAGCAGGAACCGCGCCGACAGGCCCCGGTGCTCGGCCTTCTGCCTCGCCGCGTGCAGGGCCGCGGGCGCGATGTCGACGCCGGTACTGTCCAGGCCGAGCGCGGCGCACATCAGCACGTGCTCGCCGGTACCGCAGCCGACGTCGAGTACCCGGCCACGGATCTCGCCGCGGTCCGCGAGCTCCTGCATCGCCGGCTGCGGCCGCCCGAGATCCCAGTGCGGGGTGCCCGCGTACGAGTCGTTCCAGTTGCCCGCGTGCATCGACCCCGGCGACCCGCCCGGCCGGGCGTCGCCGCCGGGGTGGGCCGGTCCGGCACCGGATCGGTCGAGTGCAGCGGTCAGCTCACCGGCGAAGGCGTCCGGTGCGGACACGAAGCCGACGTGGCCGCCGGGAAGGTCGATCATCGGCCGGCCCAACCTGGCGGCCAGGCTGGCCGTCGCCGCCCGGCACGGGTGGTCGCCGCTGTCTCGACCGGCGGCCGGCACGATCCGGTCGGCGTGCGCGCCGAGGGCGGCGAGGTCGAGGTCGGCGGCCGGGTACTGGCGCAGCTCGTGCTCGAACCAGTACGCGACGTTCTTCGGGTTCTTCGGCGCGTGCGCCATGAACGTGGCGTCCGATCCGGGGAACGTGCGGGACCGGAAGCGGGCCATCGCCACGTCGGGCCCGTCCTCGCGGTACCGGTCGTACACGCTGGCGAAGAACTCCAGCCACTGTTCGCCGCCGGTCAGCTGGCGCATCAGCGGCGGCTCGTGCGCCACGACGGCGGCCGCCACCTCCGGGTGCCCGGCCAGCACCGTGAGCGCGACGATCGCGCCCGAACTCGAACCGAAGAGGGTGGCCGGGCCGTTCCCGAGGTGCTCGATCAGTCGGCGCGCGTCGTCGGCGTCGGCGGCGAGCCGATCACCGTTCTCCGGCGGACCGTCGAGATCGCTGCGGGAGAAGCCGCGCCGGTCGTACCGGACGACCGTGTACCGCTCCGCGAGGTGCCGGGACACCATCCGGAAGACGTCGCCGTCGCCCCCGGCGCCGGCGATCAGGAGCAACGTCGGGCCGCTGCCTTCCGCCTGGAAGTGGAGCCGGGCACCGGGTACGTCGAGATACCCCATCAGTTCTCCCCCTCCTGGACCGCCGGGGTGGTGGTCGAGCCGTGCCGCGACCGGTGGGTGGCGCCATGGGCGTCGTGCTGATGGTCGTGCCCGTGCTGCGGGTCGGCGCGCCGGCGGCGCCTGATCAGCAGCGCCGCCGCGACTCCGCCGGCCGCGACGGCCAGGGCCACGCCGTGCATGGCACCCAGCGAGATCGCGACCTCGGTAGGCAGCACCACGAAAGCCACGATGATCAGGACCTTGACGGCCAGGGCCACCGCCATCCAGCGCGGGCGTGGCCGGCCGATGCCATGAAACCCCTTCACCGGCCGGCCTCCTCGACCGCCA
This genomic interval carries:
- a CDS encoding NAD(P)/FAD-dependent oxidoreductase — its product is MTETLQNSYDVVVIGGGAAGLNGALMLARSRRSVLVVDAGQPRNAPAAGVHGLLGREGMAPGDLLARGRDEVRGYGGQVVAGTVESAARHDAGFVVTLADGSRVRARRLLVTTGLVDELPEVPGLRERWGREVVHCPYCHGYEVRDQAIGVLATGPMSVHQALMFAQLSDDVVYFVHESPAPTGEAAERLAALHIPVLAGTVTAAEVADDRLVGLRLADGTLVRRDAIAVATRMVARAGFLGDLGLRPVPHPSGFGEHLPVDELGRAEVPGVWAAGNVTDLTAQVGAAAAAGALAGAQLNADLIEERVREAVAARADGFSAADEARVAERVLGDRRHGLAG
- a CDS encoding helix-turn-helix domain-containing protein, producing the protein MAQDDDLDRTLGAVGARLRALRRQRNVTLAELSRTTGISVSTLSRLESGDRRPTLELLLPLAKAHGVTLDELVDAPVTGDPRIHLRPVTRHGMTMLPLTRRVGGIQAFKLIIPGSTGPAEPQLQTHEGYDWLYVLNGRLRLVLGEHDLVLEPGEAAEFDTRTGHWFAAAGPEPVELLSLLGPQGERAHLRARPRRD
- a CDS encoding helix-turn-helix transcriptional regulator, with product MLYGRQAELDALHELLAAVRAGAGAGLVLRGEAGIGKTALLDALAATDGVRVLRAAGVESEVELPFAGLHLLLRPVLDRVGTLPEVQATALRGALGLAAGNGTDSDGFLVGLAALSLLAELAADRPLLVLVDDAQWLDRASAAALLFAARRLDADSVGMIFATRDVPDFPTPGLPELRLAGLADDAAGELLDAGGTGLDPVRRDRVLAAAAGNPLALLELPGALGDAADHGALPLTDRLRAAFRARLAGLTDGVRDLLLVAALDGTGELPVLLRAAARFGAGTGTGTGELDTAVRAGLLTVLDPDDRVAFRHPLVRATVAQDAPPGRRIAAHTALAAAWDTPGGADRRAWHLAAAATAPDEQIAVALTEAAARAAGRHGHAAEAAAYARAAELSEAADARLRRLTLAAEAAAEAGELDRSARLAADATAALAGTSPAGAEGRPATGEPSAGTDPSPVDDVDVRRAGGADPRLAARLLSVRAAASFWRGSLGTAHRAYLRAADLLAPIDAGASTALLVEAVHVGWYTGERELAEAYDRLATALGSDPGTPNAGDCEATAMARLTLLGVGPAIGRATPTEPSPDEAMATVRRLVARPGWQIMTAAVGIVLGQDGSTIDIGAEEVAQAHRHGRIGRLPQALFYLASGRAYAGWHEAAARDAATGVELAHATDQRQWAGRLREPLAHLAAVAGDEARVHRLVDDARADAAASDPDWDVPWVHSSLGLVELSLGRAEPALAELSALAAQRALFHIPAIRSVPDLVEAAVRAGRPDAAADALHQYRRWAAHTGQGWVAALVLRCEALLADDATAEQKYEAALAGSRRANRPFETARTALLYGEWLRRLRRRTEAREHLQAAVRAFDRLAAPPWAQRARAELAAAGQASEQAPTDTLAVLTPQERQIVLLAARGLSNKDIAGRLFLSPRTVGYHLYKAYPKLGVLSRGELPAVVGGS
- a CDS encoding TetR/AcrR family transcriptional regulator, translating into MPTAEPGRPRARIAEARRNRQKLIEVATQAFAAETKPVALETIAKRAGVGIGTLYRHFPNREALVEAIYADQIGQLRTSAEKLLASHPPAAALRRWTGTFLEWAAAKHGMAEALHRVVASGRITHGEMRGELIAAVALFLEAGAAAGDLRADADPADVAALFAGVLVVAGAPDHRDQAQRMLYLIVDGLRPAPASP
- a CDS encoding MFS transporter, which codes for MATTAVPTSAPTRTAAGLGWLSLLVLLAGTFVTTLDFFIVNVAIPSLSTDLRAGPTAIQFTVAGYGLALAAGLITGGRLGDLYGRRRLLMIGLAGFTAASLVCGLAPTVGVLIAARVAQGIAAALLMPQVLAILNAEFTGARRSKAFAAYGLAIGLGAVFGQLIGGVLIHLDLAGAGWRSIFLINVPIGLVAVLLAPRLLRESRSPVAARPDLIGTVLVSVGLVAVVLPLVEGQDLGWPGWLFGCLAAAVPLLVGFVLHQRRRAAGGRAPLVTLSLFAARSYSIGVALAFVFQLTMASFFLVLALYLQDGRGLGALGAGLIFVPMGLGYFVATMLSGRVAARLGRYTITLGAAIVAVGYGMLAETASGWSHASVETLIPALVVAGAGMGFAIPPLPAIALSKVAPANVAAGSGVLTAAQQAGGAVGVALVGVVFYRVLGAQPTPDSYPPAFAVALMLLAAVDVLVAVGALALPRRG
- a CDS encoding SDR family oxidoreductase; translation: MPAPTALITGGTSGIGRATAELLHERGHRVVVTGRTAESTAAARRELPDGIVVIRADSRSLADTDRLAEEVRTRFGSLSALFLNAGISRSTPIDAVEEAAFDEVFEVNTKGQFFTLQRLSPLLTDGASVVFTVGTGVARGIAGGSVTAASRGALLAMVPSLALELAPRRIRVNAVSPGAIDTPIWSKSGAPAAQLARMAEEMAAQIPFGRFGTAREVAEMVGFLCSDGASYVTGQHIAVGGGL